ACAGGCTATCGATGCATATATGGCCGATCCTGAAAACTACAGGTTTGACCCGGAATGGTTAAAAGAGTTGTCAAAGGCAAGTCACAGGGAGTATACAACGGGATTTTATTTTAATAAAACTAGCGGTGCCGATCAGATATACAATACAAGCTCCTATATCAGAGAATATGACTTTGTGGGCGTGGTTCTGGAGTATGACAAAGAAACTGGTATTGCTAAGATTGAGCAGAGAAACCGTATGATTGTGGGAGATGAAATAGAGGTGGTAAGCCCCCGTAAAGGCTATTTTACCCAAACTATTAAAGAGATGAAGAATGAGGATGGAGAAAGCATCAGAACTGCACCTCATGCACAGATGATCGTATATATGCCTATGGATCAGGAAGTGGGGCCTTATAGTATTTTGAGAAGGAAGTAGAAAATAAAAAAACAGGTGTATTTTTGTAAATTGATACACCTGTTTTTTGATATAATATATCCTATCTTAGTTACCCGCTACATAGCAGGTCTTTGTAATTGTACCTGTATATGTTCCTTTACCTTTTATGGTAACAGTGGTCTTTCCGGCAGAAATTCGTCCCACTGAAACAGTATAGTCAATTCCCTTGGTGAGACGAACTTTTCCATTAAACAAATAAACATCCTGTGTTGCTTTGTTAAACACAGAATCCATTGCCAAATACTTAATATCCGATGAGCCGCTTTTTACTGTTAATGTATATGTTCCGGCGTATTTGACTATATCAAAAGACGGTTCTACTGCAGAATATATTACACTGTACTTTTGTCCTTTGACAGTATTAATTGTATACGTCTTAGGAGTTGCATCATAGATAAATTCACTTAATAAGGATTGGCCATCTTCATCAAAAACCTTAATATTTGCTCTATTATCTTTGTATTTAAGTGACGCTGAAATGGTTGTTTTTGAAGAACCTGCGGAAAAGGTGTATGTATCTGCATCGTTAACACACTCAAACTTGCCGTTGGCTTTTATTCCGCTGAATAATGATACAGCGTTCTCCTCATTGTCTGATATATCATCCTTTATTTCGTCAACATATACAGTATAGTCAGTGTTTTCTGCAAAATTAATTCTTACATAATATGTAGTATTTGGATCAAGTTTAATATGATTGAAATTGTCCACTCCATCGTTTATACCTTTTTCGAATAGCTCTTCTCCCTCTTCGTTGTAAAGGTACATATGTGGCCCGTAGTTGCTTTCATCCTTATAGATGCATCCTATTCTGTACCAAGGCTCTTTTGTTGAGCTTGTAGTAAATTTGAACCACGTAACAGAATCATCGGCTACTGAGCTTTTTAGTTTTTCACCAATAGTAATTAACTGCGAGTTGTCAATATCACCTTCTGTCAAGGCATTCACACTTACCGGAGTTACTGCAAGCAGAGTGCTAACAACTGCTAACAATGTAATACCGGATAATACTTTTTTAAATAATTTCATGAAATACCCCCTGTTGAGTTTGTTTTTTATTAATATATGTTTATATAAATATAATTCATAGAAATATTAACATATAATGTTTAATTATACAAGATTTAACAATTACCTATCAGAACTAAGGGTATATATGGAATTATTCTGATAAAATGTAATTGAATTACAACATAGCTTATTTTATAATAAAGGCAAGTAATATATATCCAAACTTTGTAAAAGGAGTAAGCTATGTTCGCTGCACATATAAGAGAAGACGGGACAAAACAAAGTGTAAAAGAGCATCTTCTAAATACAGCTGTTAAAGCAAGAGATTTTGCCCATCCTTTCAACGGAGATGATTACGCTTATACAGCTGCATTACTGCATGATATAGGAAAATACTCTAATGAATTTCAAAATAGAATTCTGAAAGGTGGCAAAAAGTGTGATCATTCAACTGCCGGTGCAAAGGAAATTGTAAAGATTAATAAATCAGGCAGACTTATAGCATATTGCATTGCCGGACACCATTCAGGATTACCTAACTACGGTTCGGTTTCAGATGTTGGGATTGAAGGTACTTTAAATGCAAGACTCAATAAAGTGGCTATTCCACGCTACGATAGGTTTTTTGATGAAATAGAAACAATAAATCTTCCTGTTATGCCTAATATTAAACTTACCAAAAATACAAATATTGGGTTTATACTTTCATTTTACATAAGATTTATATATTCCTGTTTGGTGGATGCTGATTTCCTTGATACAGAAGTGTTTATGAGTAATAACTCGGTTGACAGAACTGCAAATTATGACTTCTATTTATTCCGTAAGAAATTAAATAAAAAATTAAGCAGTTTTAAAACTGATACTATGATTAATAGATACCGTAAAAAAATATTAGATGCTTGTATAGAAAAAGCAAAACTTAAAAGAAATCTGTTTAATCTTACCGTACCAACGGGAGGAGGCAAAACCTTAAGCTCTCTTGCTTTTGCCGTAAATCACCTTATTAAAAATTCTATGGATAGGATTATATATGTAATTCCATACACAAGTATAATTGAACAGACAGCCAGAGAATTCAAGAATATTTTTGGAGAAGAAAATGTACTTGAGCATCATTCCAATTTCGATTTTGATGACGATGAAAACAGTATAAAAAACAAAATGAGGCTAAGTTCTGAAAATTGGGACATGCCATTTCTTGTAACTACAAATGTACAATTCTTTGAATCGCTTTTTTCTCATAAATCATCCCGCTGTCGAAAACTACATAATATAGCCAACAGCATAATTATATTTGATGAAGTGCAGATACTTCCAATCGATTATTTAAAGCCATGCATAGAAGCTATTAAGCAATTAGTTCTAAATTTCAATTCAACCGTAGTTATGTGCAGTGCTACACAACCCCCATTTGATAAGCTTTTTGGCGAATTAGAGCCAATTGAAATATGTGATAATCATGCTGAACTTTATAATGCTTTTAAAAGAACAAATGTAAAAACCCATGGTGTGATTAATAGCAGTAACCTTGCAAAAGAAATGAATAACATAGAACAGGTTCTTTGCATTGTAAATACCAGAAAACATGCATTAAAGATATTTTCCATGCTTGAAGAACAAGGAAGCTATCACCTGTCTACGCTTATGTGTCCTGTACATAGAAAAGAAGTCATAAATACCATAAAAGAAAGGTTGCGGGAAGGATTAACTTGTCGGGTTTGTTCCACAAGAT
This genomic stretch from Ruminiclostridium cellulolyticum H10 harbors:
- a CDS encoding CRISPR-associated helicase/endonuclease Cas3, producing the protein MFAAHIREDGTKQSVKEHLLNTAVKARDFAHPFNGDDYAYTAALLHDIGKYSNEFQNRILKGGKKCDHSTAGAKEIVKINKSGRLIAYCIAGHHSGLPNYGSVSDVGIEGTLNARLNKVAIPRYDRFFDEIETINLPVMPNIKLTKNTNIGFILSFYIRFIYSCLVDADFLDTEVFMSNNSVDRTANYDFYLFRKKLNKKLSSFKTDTMINRYRKKILDACIEKAKLKRNLFNLTVPTGGGKTLSSLAFAVNHLIKNSMDRIIYVIPYTSIIEQTAREFKNIFGEENVLEHHSNFDFDDDENSIKNKMRLSSENWDMPFLVTTNVQFFESLFSHKSSRCRKLHNIANSIIIFDEVQILPIDYLKPCIEAIKQLVLNFNSTVVMCSATQPPFDKLFGELEPIEICDNHAELYNAFKRTNVKTHGVINSSNLAKEMNNIEQVLCIVNTRKHALKIFSMLEEQGSYHLSTLMCPVHRKEVINTIKERLREGLTCRVCSTRLIEAGVDVDFPLVYRAMSGLDSIVQSAGRCNREGKLMAEEKLVYGEVHVFYPEDEFVQHQPEAFKRPTMVTESIMRNFDDITSPRAICTYFEELFEITGDGLDFKKILERLESDVTNFNFSFQDISRDFKLIEDTAIPVIIPYDDKACTLIEKLKYSDYKSGILRSLQGYTVTIYKNEYDNLFGMGALDFITNGEINNKDIAILKRDSFNHLYDKNTGLKVTEETGIAIYI